In Verrucomicrobiia bacterium, the sequence GGGTTTGGGCATTGGCCGCAAGCGAAGCGGTCAGGGCGAAGCCGATTGAGGCGACGGATAGAACCTTGGAAGTGGTTTTCATGGTTTTCAGGAGATAACAGGCATGATTTTGGTTAGTATCAGTTTTGATAGGGCACAGAATGTGCCTAGCATATAAGTATCTATTAATAAAATGTTTAGGAATTTTATTAAAATTGATTTTGATGCCAAAATGTAAGAGAAACCGACGTGAAAATGGGCTTTAGAAAAAGCCGGTTTGGCGGGCTGGTTTTAAGTGATTTGAAATAAAGAATTTCCGCAGGATAGGGCTCGTTTTCGAGAATTGTAAAAAAAGGCAACGGAAACGGATTTGAATGGGCTATAAAGCCAAGCAGATTTGGGGATAAGATGATCCTCTCCCTGACTTGCGGCGGAGAGAGAATTAGTCGCTTATGGAACTGGGGCTGGGGGAGTTTTTATTCATTGGGTTTTGTTCCAAGGAACGGGCCTGCCTTGCTTTGCTCGGGACAGATTTTTCAGGTGTGGCATTTCCCCCGGCTGAAGCCGGGGGTTAATGAGAAGCGATTGATTTTTTTAGGCGATGGCAGAGTGGTTGCGGAATTTCTTTCGTTCCTGCGGGACTTCGGCGGCGCGGAAAAACATCGCCCTACCACGGGATGACGCCCTTTTTGAGAGAGGCCTTTTGATCAAGCCGCCTTTGCTTCGAGGCCGGCCATCAGGCGCATGAGGTTGGTCTGGGTGAAATCGGCGCGGGCGAGTTCGCCGGCGACGTTTCCCTGGCGCATGACGATGATGCGGCGGCTGAGGTTCATGACTTCGGGAAGTTCGGAGGAGATGGTGATGAGCGCGAGACCCTGGCAGGCGAGTTCGTCGAGGAGGCGGTGGATCTCGGCTTTCGCGCCGACGTCCACGCCGCGGGTGGGTTCGTCCACGATGAGGATTTTGCATTGGCGCGCGAGCCATTTGGCGAGGGCGAGTTTTTGCTGGTTGCCGCCGCTGAGTCCGGCGATGGAGGTTTCCATTGAGTGAGTTTTGACGCGCAATTTTTCGATGTAGCCCTGGACGAGCGTGCGTTCTTCCTGGCGGCGAATGAACCCGAGATTGCTGATGCGCGGCAGGATGGCGAGGGAGGTGTTCTCGCGGCAATTCATTCCCAGGACGAGGCCGAGACGCTTGCGGTCTTCGGGCAAAAGGCCAATGCCGGCGCCGAGGGCGGCGTGGATGGAATGCAGCGGGATTTCCGCGCCGCGCACGAAAACTTTGCCGGTGGCGGCGGGGTCGAGGCCGAATATCGCCTGCGCGATTTCGCTGCGGCCCGCGCCGACGAGGCCGGCGAAGCCAAGGATTTCGCCTGCGTGCAGGGTGAAGTTGACGTTCGCAAATTTGCCGGGCGAGGAAAGATTTTCCACGCGCAACAGTTCTTCGCCGAGTTCGCGGTGCAAATGTTGGGAGGAATATTGTTTGACTTCGCGCCCGACCATTTGCTGGATGACGCGGTCGGGATTGGTCTCGGCGATGCGTTCGGTGGCGACATGTTTGCCGTCGCGCAAAACGGTGATGCCATCGCAGAGGCGGAAAATTTCTTCCATGCGGTGCGAGACGTAAATGATGGTGATGCCGCGGGTCTTGAGCCTGGCGAGGAGGGTGAAAAGATTTTCGCTTTCGGCGACGGAAAGCGAACTGGTGGGCTCGTCCATGACGATGATGCGGGCATTGGTGCCGAGGGCGGCGGCGATCTGGACAAGCTGCTCCTGGCCGGTCGAGAGCTGGCTGATGGGGAGGTCCACGTCAATGTGGGTTTCGATCTCGGCGAGCATGGTGCGCGCGATTGCGCGCATTTGCGCGCGATCTAGCCAGCCGGCGCGGCGCGGCAAGTCGCCGAGGCAAAGATTTTCCGCGACGGTGAGGTTCGGACAAAACGCCAGCTCTTGATGAACCATGGCAATTCCCAGGTGGCGAGCGGCGAGGGGCGTCGGCGCGTGAATGGGTTTTTCGTCGAGAAAGATTTCGCCATCGTCGGCGGTGTAAACGCCGGAGAGAATTTTGCCGAGGGTGCTTTTGCCCGCGCCGTTCTCGCCGATGAGCGCATGGCAATCGCCGGACTTGATTTCAAAACTGACATTGTCCAACGCGTGCACGCCGGGGAAGCGTTTGGAAATATTTTTGAAGGCGAGCATGAAAATGTACAGCGATTATTTAGGCAACCACTTGTCCCAATTTTTCGCGAAGGCATCCACGTTTTCCTTGGTGACCGGAATGAGCGCGCTGACTTCTTTCGTCGAGGCGGGGTCCTGGTGGAGATAAATTTTGTTGATCAAAAGTTCGACCGAGCGATGGCCCCATTCGTAGCATTGCTGCGAGAGGAGAAGTTGAACGTGACCGCTGCGGATGTAGGAAAGCTCGGCGGGCAAGGCGTCAACGGAAACGCATTTCACCGTGCCGGGGGCCCACTTGAGCGCGTTGTCCGTGAAGAGCGGCCAGCCGCCGACGAAGCCCCAGCCGTTGATGTCGGGATTGGCTTGCATGACTTGTTCGACTTTTGCGGCGGCGTCCTGCGGCGTTTCTTTGTGATAATAAACTGACTTGATCGTGATGCCGGGAAATTTCTTCGCGACTTCTTTCATGCCTTGCACGCGCCTCTGGAGATTCGGCGCATTCTGGCTGCCGGCGAGAATCGCAATCGTGCCTTTGCCGTCGAGTTCTTTGGCGAGCGCTTCCATGACTTGTTCGCCGCATTTTTCGTCATCAATGCCGTAGGTCACGAAACGCTGGCTACGCGGGGCGTCGGAATCGAACGTGGCAACGGGCACGCCGTTCTTGACGGCGGAATTGATGGCGTCGGTTAGTTTATTCGCATCGGAGCAACTCACCGCGATGCCATCCGCGCCGGCGAGCACGAGTTGTTCGATGGCTTCGGCTTGTTTTTGTGCGTCTTCCTCATTGGGCGTGCGCCAGTCAATCTTGACCGCGATATGATATTTTTCGCTGAGTTCTTTGGCGGCATCCTCAGCGCCGACGCGCGCGGCCTGAAAGACCGGGTTGCTCTGCGACTTGGCAATGAGTCCGATGGTGTAGGATTTTTTGGTTTGGGCGTGAAGCGTGGCTGCCAGCCCGAGCGCGAGGACGAACGAGAGAAATTTTTTCATGGATGATAAATGATTCGTAACGGGTCGGAGTATTGATACCGGTCGCGCAAGGGTGGTTCAACTCGAAACGTGGCCGGTCGGCAAACCAAAAGCGGGGATGCCGATTCTGGTTTGTAGGAGTTGTAGGACACTGGCGGACAATGGAATCAGCTAATTGAATGTTTCTGATAGTGTGTGGCTTCGCTAGTTTTGACCTCGTGGAAAAGCAAGGCAAAGAACCGGGGCCAGTGAGGCAGGCAGATCGCAAACAGTTGCGGGTTTTGATCGCGGATGATACCGCGGCGATCCGTGATTCGATGTCGAACCTGATTTCGCGCCTGCGCGACGTGGAGATCGTGGGCCAGGCACAGACCGGCACCCAGGCCCTCGAATTGATCCGCACGCTCAAGCCGCACATCGCCACGCTGGACATCCGCATGCCGGAATTGAGCGGCATCAATGTCCTTACCGAACTCAAACGCGAAGGCTCGGACACCTCGATCATCATGTTATCGGGCCTCGCCGAAGCGGAATACCGCCGTAAATGCCTCGCCCTTGGCGCGAAATATTTTTTTCACAAAGCCACAGAATTTGAACAGGTCGTGGAAGTGCTTAAGGAAAGCGCGCGAGCTTTAAACGGTGAAGCGTAAGCATTTTGTAACCGCGCGGAGGCGCGGAGGTCCTTGCGGACGGCCACTGGGAGAAAGAGGTATCAGCCACGGATGGAACACGGATTAGAAAAATTCTTTTCCGTGTTTAATCAGTCGCTGCTAAAGATTCGTTTTTCCTCCGCGCCTCGGTGTCTCCGCAGTTAAACTCGGCCTCCCATCCGCACTCGTGCTCGACAATGCTCCACGTTGGTGGCACGTTGATTCGTGATGTCTAAGAAGCTCGATCAACTGCGCGAATTGCTGCGGTCTTATGGCTCCTGCCTGGTCGCGTACTCGGGCGGAGTGGACTCGGTTTTTCTCGCGCGAGTGGCGGCGGAAGTGCTTGGCGAAAAGTCACTGGCCGCAATCGCCGATTCGCCGAGCTTGCCGCGGCGCGAACTTGAGGAAGCGCTGGCCATCGCCCGCCAATTTGAAATTCCCGTCAAAGTGGTGCAGACCCAGGAATTCAATAATCCCGACTATCTCGCGAACCCGAACAATCGCTGCTACTTTTGCAAACACGAGCTTTTCACGGAACTTCTTCCACTCGCACGATCCGGCGGATTCGCCGTCATCGCTTACGGCGAAAATGCCAGCGACATCGGCGACCATCGCCCAGGTGCGAAGGCAGCATCGGAATTTCAAGTGCGCGCACCGCTCAAAGAAGCTGGATTGACGAAGGCGGAAATCCGCGAATTATCCGCGCAAATGGGTTTGCCCACGGCTGACAAACCACAAATGGCCTGCCTGAGTTCGCGCATTCCTTACGGCGAAGCGGTATCGCCGAAAAAACTGCGCATGATCGAGCAGGCGGAATACGTCCTGCGCGACTCGGGATTTTACGACGTGCGCGTGCGGCATCACGAATTGAAAGTGGGCGACCTGGCGCGCATTGAAGTGGGGCCGTCTGAACTCCCAAAATTTCTCGCTGATGATACCGGCAATCACGTCGCCGCCGCGCTGAAAAAAATCGGTTACGCCCAAGTCACCCTGGACTTGCAAGGCTACCGCCGCGGCAGCTTAAATGAGCCTGCACCCATCCGCGCCGCATTGTCGGTTTTAAAATAATGGTAGCGACAGTCTATGACCGCCATCGGCGCAACCGATTTCGCGCAACTTTTTGACTGGGCCGGTTTAATATCAGGAGCAGTTTAGATTATGCCACAATTTGCTTACAGGGCCCGTCGCCGTAGTGGCGAGACGGTGCAAGGTGTATTGGAAGTGCCGGACCGCACTGCGGCGCTGGCGCAAATTGAGCGACTCGGCCTATTTCCCATCAAAGTGGATGCCTCGAAGGGCGGCGTCGCAGCCGTGGCCGAAGCCGAACGTCCCGGCGGCAAGCGCGATTTGACGGCGTTGTTCCCGCCGGCGATCCGCAATTTTCTTCAGCGCAAGCGCAAACCCAAGTTGCAGGAACTGGCCACCTTCACCACACAGTTGGCGAACCTCCTCAACTCCGGCATGCCGCTCACCGTCGCGCTCAACAGCATGACCCATCTGACCTCCAAGGGCATTCCCGCCGAGGTCAGCAAGCAACTCAAGCAGGAAGTCATGGAAGGCAAAAGCCTCTCCAATGCGATGGCGCAACAGCCGCATGTTTTTTCCGACCTTTACATCAACATGGTCCGCGCCGGCGAGCAAAGCGGTTCGCTCGTGGAGGTGTTGCGGCGTTTGGCCAATCACTTCGAGCGATTCGCCGAAGTGCAA encodes:
- a CDS encoding substrate-binding domain-containing protein, with amino-acid sequence MKKFLSFVLALGLAATLHAQTKKSYTIGLIAKSQSNPVFQAARVGAEDAAKELSEKYHIAVKIDWRTPNEEDAQKQAEAIEQLVLAGADGIAVSCSDANKLTDAINSAVKNGVPVATFDSDAPRSQRFVTYGIDDEKCGEQVMEALAKELDGKGTIAILAGSQNAPNLQRRVQGMKEVAKKFPGITIKSVYYHKETPQDAAAKVEQVMQANPDINGWGFVGGWPLFTDNALKWAPGTVKCVSVDALPAELSYIRSGHVQLLLSQQCYEWGHRSVELLINKIYLHQDPASTKEVSALIPVTKENVDAFAKNWDKWLPK
- the larE gene encoding ATP-dependent sacrificial sulfur transferase LarE, which produces MSKKLDQLRELLRSYGSCLVAYSGGVDSVFLARVAAEVLGEKSLAAIADSPSLPRRELEEALAIARQFEIPVKVVQTQEFNNPDYLANPNNRCYFCKHELFTELLPLARSGGFAVIAYGENASDIGDHRPGAKAASEFQVRAPLKEAGLTKAEIRELSAQMGLPTADKPQMACLSSRIPYGEAVSPKKLRMIEQAEYVLRDSGFYDVRVRHHELKVGDLARIEVGPSELPKFLADDTGNHVAAALKKIGYAQVTLDLQGYRRGSLNEPAPIRAALSVLK
- a CDS encoding sugar ABC transporter ATP-binding protein, which produces MLAFKNISKRFPGVHALDNVSFEIKSGDCHALIGENGAGKSTLGKILSGVYTADDGEIFLDEKPIHAPTPLAARHLGIAMVHQELAFCPNLTVAENLCLGDLPRRAGWLDRAQMRAIARTMLAEIETHIDVDLPISQLSTGQEQLVQIAAALGTNARIIVMDEPTSSLSVAESENLFTLLARLKTRGITIIYVSHRMEEIFRLCDGITVLRDGKHVATERIAETNPDRVIQQMVGREVKQYSSQHLHRELGEELLRVENLSSPGKFANVNFTLHAGEILGFAGLVGAGRSEIAQAIFGLDPAATGKVFVRGAEIPLHSIHAALGAGIGLLPEDRKRLGLVLGMNCRENTSLAILPRISNLGFIRRQEERTLVQGYIEKLRVKTHSMETSIAGLSGGNQQKLALAKWLARQCKILIVDEPTRGVDVGAKAEIHRLLDELACQGLALITISSELPEVMNLSRRIIVMRQGNVAGELARADFTQTNLMRLMAGLEAKAA
- a CDS encoding response regulator, whose product is MCGFASFDLVEKQGKEPGPVRQADRKQLRVLIADDTAAIRDSMSNLISRLRDVEIVGQAQTGTQALELIRTLKPHIATLDIRMPELSGINVLTELKREGSDTSIIMLSGLAEAEYRRKCLALGAKYFFHKATEFEQVVEVLKESARALNGEA